From a region of the uncultured Draconibacterium sp. genome:
- a CDS encoding AAA family ATPase gives MIAIKGPRGAGKTTLMLQYVKFDLGLPETALYITADHTWFYNHTLLETANDWYKQGGKLLVIDEVHKYKNWSVELKNIYDGYLN, from the coding sequence ATGATTGCAATTAAAGGTCCGCGTGGTGCGGGAAAGACCACTCTGATGTTGCAATATGTCAAATTTGATTTGGGATTACCGGAAACAGCTTTATATATAACTGCTGATCACACCTGGTTTTACAATCATACATTACTGGAGACCGCAAATGATTGGTATAAACAAGGAGGAAAACTTCTTGTTATTGATGAAGTTCACAAGTATAAAAACTGGTCAGTCGAATTAAAAAACATCTATGATGGTTACCTGAACTGA